From Mesorhizobium sp. Pch-S:
CGACGGCGGGAAACGTGACCGAGCGCCTGAGCGATGGCCTGGCCAGGATCGATACGATCCGGGTGGTGACATCGCGGACAAAGCCGGCGGCGGCATTGCTGGCTGGTGTCTCCGCTTCCGTTGCCGATGCCGATTTCCTGGTGAATGGCGAACTGGAACGCAGCGCCAATGCCTGGACATTGGAAGCGCGCATGACCGATACGGCGACGGGTGAGGTGACATGGACGACCTCGGTTTCGGTCGACAGCGCCCAGACCGAACCGACCATCCAACAATCCAGGCTTACAGCCGGTCTCGGCCATGAGCTCGCCTTGCGCATCAACGCGTCGCTCTATCCCGACACCAGGGGAATCGCGCTCAGCTCACCTGTCGACAACGCCAAGGTCGTGGTCGAGCAGGCCATCGCCTCCATCAACCAGACCACGCGTGAGCGCTTCGCAACCGCGCAGGCGATGCTGGAAAACGGCCTGACCGGTGAGCCCGACAATGTAGACCTGCAGGTGACCCTCGCGGCGCTGCAGACACGCGGCATCCAGATGGTCTGGTACAGCCCGGCTGAAATGACCGCCGCGGAATCGCGAGCACGATCCCTGCTGGAGCGGGCGCTGCAGGTAAAACCACGCTATCTGCCCGGTATGGAAGCCTACTGCCGTTTCCTGACCGCCACCAACAACTTCGTCGAAAGTCTGGTCGCCTGCGCGCGCGTGCTGAACCTCGACCCGTGGAACGGTGGCGCGCTCTATCAGCTTGGCCTGACGCAGCTTCAGCTCGGCCGCACCGAGGATGCGCTTGCGACGTTCCAGCAGGCAGATGTCATCGACACCCCTGCCGTCTCCCGCTGGACCTGGAAGATCGGCATCGGCTGGGCGCATCTCATGCTCGGCCACAATGACCAGGCCGTGGAGTGGATCAAGAAATCCATCGCCATCACGCCCGCCTCGGGCCGCCCCTATCTGCTGCTGGCGGCAGCGCTTCAACGCGCCGGTCGCCCCGACGAGGCAAAGGTCGCCCTGGCCAAGGGGATGGCGCTGCGCCCGAATTCGACTGCGCTCAACGTGCT
This genomic window contains:
- a CDS encoding winged helix-turn-helix domain-containing protein, whose protein sequence is MLRFAGFELDQRRAELRDASGSPIRLRPKSFDMLHLFAANAGRVVTKQELMEAIWPNVHVGEDSLFQCIREIRTALADDGRSLIKVISGRGYLFDAEVAGLPASPDVQAGPDTVATEHERTSAPDAGTQPAPTAHRQSFRGMRGWAAIVVSFCALIGFAVAAQAIAPRLIFSRKPPVVMVMPITTASDDAQTVSTAGNVTERLSDGLARIDTIRVVTSRTKPAAALLAGVSASVADADFLVNGELERSANAWTLEARMTDTATGEVTWTTSVSVDSAQTEPTIQQSRLTAGLGHELALRINASLYPDTRGIALSSPVDNAKVVVEQAIASINQTTRERFATAQAMLENGLTGEPDNVDLQVTLAALQTRGIQMVWYSPAEMTAAESRARSLLERALQVKPRYLPGMEAYCRFLTATNNFVESLVACARVLNLDPWNGGALYQLGLTQLQLGRTEDALATFQQADVIDTPAVSRWTWKIGIGWAHLMLGHNDQAVEWIKKSIAITPASGRPYLLLAAALQRAGRPDEAKVALAKGMALRPNSTALNVLPPERNASPAFVETSVGIVQTMVEVGLPKN